Proteins encoded together in one Musa acuminata AAA Group cultivar baxijiao unplaced genomic scaffold, Cavendish_Baxijiao_AAA HiC_scaffold_1066, whole genome shotgun sequence window:
- the LOC135666052 gene encoding protein TOPLESS-RELATED PROTEIN 2-like — protein sequence MTALKEELIFLILQYLNEKKYKEAVHKLEQESGCYFNMKYFGDLVQEGNWDEAEKYLGSFTKLEDNRHSVKIYFEIRKQKYLEALDMSDRGKAIDILRKDLKVFASFNEELYKEMVQLLALENFRQNQQLSKYGDVKSARNNMWVELKKLFEANPVFREKLKFPPCESRLESLIKQSLRWQHQQCPNPRPSPTFHTLYTDHTCPTDGARGPAPRNVQFMGPPNPRAETLPPMDSHTPLPLVVSPSASATQRWMAIANPPLPHDAAAAAAQVPSGLLQPQSAAAFFKHPRTPTNAPPGGGDNQTVESERVWKRLRTAQTDEASFSGASHPPNIRPQDDIPKTVVRTLNQGSNVMSLDFHPIHQTILLVGTNVGDVDIWEVGSKERIAHKTFKVWDMGSCSMPLQSSLVKDATISVNRCLWSPDGSILGVAFSKHLVQTYAFSLNAELGQLLEIDAHVGSVNDIAFSHPDKSLSIVTCGEDKTIKVWDAATGQKRYTFEGHDAPVYSVCARHIESIEFIFSTGSDGKIKAWFYDGSGPKVEYDAPGHGCTTMAYGANGTRLFSCGTSKDGETHLVEWNETNGRIKTTYSGFRNRPFGVVQFDTSRNLLAAGDENLIKFWDMDRAYMLTSTDADGGLPASPRLRLNGEGSLLAVATSDDGIKILANTDGKRSLTTRENRSRDYNDTVKRIVQATVDGTTAADVKLRIPGDTGWKSSDIVDSARLRALRLPDSTTASEVVQLLYTNSGIAVLGLGSNGVHKLWTWARVDHNPSGKSNASVAPRLWQPSNGAVMINDTTGANPEEGTSCMALSNNDSYVISASGGNVSLFSLVASKLMTTLLSPPPVPTFLAFHPQNNNMIAIGTEDSSILIYNAQTATVTADLKGHRKKITGLAFSRSLDVLLSSGADAQLCMWSIDGWEKKMSRFIQAPASHAAAAAPLDGDTKVQFHKNHPHLLVVHASQLSIYDSKLECMHSWSPRDALAASISSATYSCDGLLVHAGFRDGAVGIFEADGLKLRCRIAPSAYLSPSIQKSREAAVVYPVVIAAHPSAPNQIALGMSDGAVHVLEPSDAVPPKEKAALPSIRLQS from the exons ATGACAGCCTTGAAAGAGGAACTGATTTTTCTGATACTGCAGTACTTGAATGAAAAGAAGTACAAGGAAGCAGTTCACAA GTTGGAACAAGAGTCAGGCTGCTACTTCAACATGAAATATTTCGGGGATCTGGTTCAGGAAGGGAACTGGGATGAAGCTGAAAAGTACCTTGGTAGTTTCACCAAGCTCGAAGATAATCGGCATTCTGTGAAAATTTACTTTGAGATTAGGAAGCAGAAGTACCTGGAAGCACTTGACAT GTCAGATAGAGGGAAAGCCATCGATATACTTAGGAAGGATCTCAAGGTTTTTGCTTCCTTCAATGAGGAGCTTTACAAGGAGATGGTTCAGCTGCTTGCTTTGGAGAATTTCAG GCAAAACCAGCAGCTTTCCAAGTACGGTGACGTAAAATCTGCGAGAAATAACATGTGGGTGGAGCTGAAGAAGCTCTTCGAAGCTAATCCTGTGTTTCGTGAGAAGCTAAAGTTTCCACCTTGCGAATCTCGGCTCGAGTCTTTAATCAAGCAAag TCTGCGTTGGCAGCACCAACAGTGCCCGAATCCACGCCCCAGCCCAACTTTCCACACGCTTTATACTGATCACACATGTCCTACTGATGGAGCCCGTGGACCCGCCCCAAGAAATGTCCAGTTCATGGGGCCGCCTAATCCTAGAGCTGAAACATTGCCTCCGATGGATTCTCATACT CCACTCCCATTGGTTGTCTCTCCGTCTGCAAGTGCCACTCAGAGATGGATGGCAATTGCTAACCCACCATTACCgcatgatgctgctgctgctgctgcgcaaGTCCCTTCAGGTCTGCTTCAGCCTCAAAGTGCAG CTGCTTTCTTTAAACATCCAAGGACTCCGACAAATGCTCCTCCTGGTGGGGGGGATAACCAAACTGTGGAGTCTGAACGCGTGTGGAAGAGATTACGCACGGCCCAAACAGATGAG GCGTCGTTCTCCGGTGCAAGTCATCCGCCCAATATTCGCCCTCAAGATGATATTCCGAAAACTGTGGTGCGGACTCTTAACCAGGGTTCGAATGTCATGAGTTTGGATTTCCACCCGATCCACCAAACAATTCTTCTAG TTGGAACAAATGTTGGTGACGTTGACATATGGGAAGTCGGGTCTAAAGAGAGGATAGCGCACAAGACCTTCAAGGTTTGGGATATGGGATCTTGTTCTATGCCTCTGCAG TCGTCGCTCGTTAAAGATGCTACCATATCTGTAAACAGATGCCTATGGAGCCCAGATGGTTCTATTCTCG GTGTTGCGTTTTCAAAGCATCTTGTTCAGACATATGCTTTCAGCTTAAATGCTGAGTTGGGACAACTGTTGGAG ATCGATGCTCATGTGGGTAGTGTTAATGATATTGCCTTCTCCCATCCCGACAAGAGCTTATCCATAGTCACATGCGGTGAAGATAAGACGATTAAA GTATGGGATGCTGCCACAGGGCAGAAGCGGTACACCTTTGAGGGCCACGACGCACCTGTTTATTCTGTGTGCGCTCGCCATATTGAGTCCATCGAG TTTATATTCTCGACGGGTAGTGATGGGAAAATCAAAGCATGGTTCTACGATGGTTCGGGTCCCAAAGTTGAGTATGACGCTCCCGGTCACGGGTGCACGACGATGGCTTACGGTGCAAATGGGACAAG gctTTTCTCTTGTGGGACCAGCAAAGACGGTGAAACTCATCTGGTCGAGTGGAATGAAACCAACGGCAGAATCAAGACGACGTATTCGGGGTTCAGAAACCGGCCATTCGGAGTTGTCCAGTTCGATACGTCTAGGAACCTCTTGGCAGCCGGAGATGAAAATCTGATAAAGTTTTGGGATATGGACCGTGCTTATATGCTAACATCTACTGATGCAGATGGTGGATTGCCT GCAAGCCCTCGGTTGAGACTCAACGGAGAAGGTTCACTGCTTGCGGTGGCAACAAGCGACGATGGAATTAAGATCCTAGCAAACACAGACGGGAAAAGGTCGTTAACGACGAGGGAGAA TCGGAGCAGGGATTATAACGACACGGTAAAACGAATTGTGCAGGCCACGGTGGACGGTACGACGGCCGCTGATGTCAAGCTAAGAATTCCAGGAGATACCGGATGGAAGTCATCCGACATTGTTGACTCCGCTCGTCTCAGAGCCTTGCGGTTGCCGGATTCCACGACGGCAAGCGAGGTGGTGCAGTTGTTATACACCAACTCCGGGATAGCCGTGTTGGGTCTCGGCTCCAATGGCGTCCATAAGCTGTGGACGTGGGCACGTGTCGACCACAATCCATCCGGCAAG TCGAATGCATCTGTCGCTCCTCGGCTGTGGCAACCATCGAATGGTGCCGTCATGATCAATGACACGACCGGAGCTAATCCAGAAGAAGGAACTTCCTGTATGGCTTTGTCAAACAATGACTCCTACGTTATATCTGCGTCCGGCGGCAATGTCTCTTTGTTCAGTTTGGTGGCGTCCAAG CTGATGACGACCTTATTGTCGCCTCCACCTGTGCCGACCTTTCTAGCATTTCATCCTCAAAATAACAATATGATAGCCATCGGAACCGAGGATTCTAGTATTCTAATATACAATGCGCAAACCGCGACG GTCACGGCCGATCTCAAGGGTCACCGGAAAAAAATCACTGGCCTTGCATTTTCCCGGTCACTAGATGTGCTGCTCTCTTCCGGAGCCGATGCTCAG CTATGCATGTGGAGTATCGATGGATGGGAGAAGAAGATGTCACGATTTATCCAGGCACCAGCTTCccacgcagcagcagcagcccctTTAGATGGGGACACCAAAGTTCAGTTCCACAAGAATCATCCACATCTCTTGGTCGTCCACGCGAGCCAACTATCCATCTACGACAGCAAGCTGGAGTGCATGCATTCG TGGTCTCCTAGAGATGCGCTTGCTGCATCGATTTCGAGTGCAACATATTCTTGCGATGGTTTGTTGGTACATGCTGGATTCAGGGACGgggctgtcggaattttcgaagcgGACGGGTTGAAGCTTCGTTGTCGAATTGCACCCTCTGCATATTTATCACCATCCATTCAGAAGAG CCGTGAAGCTGCTGTTGTATATCCTGTGGTGATTGCTGCCCACCCATCCGCACCAAACCAGATAGCACTGGGAATGAGCGATGGCGCCGTTCATGTGCTGGAGCCCTCCGATGCTGTGCCTCCCAAGGAAAAAGCCGCTCTCCCATCCATCCGTCTCCAATCCTAA